The region TTGTACATAACATGAACGGCTATTTAAAAACTGTTCAGGTTTAGGCGTGTTTAATGCTAAAGAAATTCACATTCCTAGTCAGCTGTTCTCTAACCCTGTGTGATTGATTCAATGCTGGGCGCATTCTGGTCATCAACGGTTCTAAAAGATTCTTCAGGATTCTCCAGTCCGcgtgtttgctactcctccttGTATCCAACCCCAGATTCACGTTGGGATGGGTGCAGGAGAGCACCTGCCCAGCCTGCAGTGATCAGATAAATCAAGTTAAAAAGGCATAAAGATTGTACAGCCCAAAGGGGGAGGTGGATGATGAAGCAGCATGACAGCATCTCCCAATTCAGAAGGAACCTTGTGAACTAACagcctgcttgtttgtttccaGGCACGGTAACAGACTGAGTGCCAGCGCAGATTGCTGGCGCTGCCCTAGCTATCCGAGGGCTGGGTCTCTGATACCGGCAGCAGCTCCTGCCCTGTATGCTGCTGAGGAGTaacctctctgcctctctcacaCCCTCTCTCCTGGCTGGGACCCAACTCTACTGGCCAGGCTGGACCCAGCCTCACTGCTCCCTGCATTGCAGCCCCCTCACTCTGGCTGGACACAAGAAGTTGTTCAAAGTGAAGCACATCAAGGGACCCAAGGACTCGGCCAGGAACCGCGTACTCATGAAGGTCGCCGTGATACTCAGACATGCTGTGCAAGGTCAAGGAGTCTTTTTAATGAAGGCATTGTTTAATGAATTGCATTGTTGTTGTTTAGAAAATTAGTTTTGTTTCTGCGTAgtcttaatggaaacatttttgTGTCCCTTCCGATTTTGTTGCTGCTAAGTTTTCTCCAGCTCTAAATGTCTCCTTTTGGCACATCGATCTTTCAGTATCGATGCTACGACTGTGTTTGTAAAAGTCTGTTCTCATCTCTGATCCCGTCTTGGGTTCTCATGTTTTAAGcagtttagaaagatacaggattgaacattcaaacagtaattaaaggtgaaataaaaatgttttaccacCAGGTGTCACTCATTACACAGccagtgaaaaacaaatcttCGGTAAACAATACTAATGAGAGATTTTTAAACCACTTCCACAATTAAACCCTCTCTTACTAACTTCCAACATCAACTAGCAAACTTCCAAACAGAAACAT is a window of Polyodon spathula isolate WHYD16114869_AA unplaced genomic scaffold, ASM1765450v1 scaffolds_957, whole genome shotgun sequence DNA encoding:
- the LOC121309187 gene encoding translational activator of cytochrome c oxidase 1-like — encoded protein: MLLRSNLSASLTPSLLAGTQLYWPGWTQPHCSLHCSPLTLAGHKKLFKVKHIKGPKDSARNRVLMKVAVILRHAVQEGGENPDFHTQLGNVIEQCRGVNMPKASIEAAVKGAV